The DNA region TAGAAAAACATGGTGGTAAAGCCATCATGTGGAAAACAGGACACAGCCTTATTAAGCAAAAAATCAAAGAGGAAAAGGCTCCTTTTGGCGGTGAACTCAGCGGGCATATTTTCTTTAATGATAGAAACTATGGATATGATGACGCTCCATACGCAGGTCTTCGAGTAGTTGAAATCTTAAAGAAGGCGGGAAAACCTTTCTCTCATCTTTTAAGCGATCTTCCTAATGCTTTCTTCACTCCAGAAATCCGTATTGATACGACTGAAGAAAAAAAATATCAGATCGTTGAGGCTATTAAAAAGAAATATTTAGATACAAAAAACGCAACGGTACTTACTATTGATGGTATTCGTGTACAGTTTAGTGATTCTTGGTTTTTAGCAAGAGCTTCCAATACACAACCCGTAGTGGTTTTGAGATTTGAAGCGACCTCAAAAGAAAAGCTTGAGGTTTTAAAAGATGAAATCGAAAAAATAGTGAATCCATTATTATAAAAAATAAGATCACTAAAATTGAATTTGATATTATGGACGAAGGTAAAGACGGCATCCTTATTAAGGGAGCGAGAGAGCATAATCTTAAAAATATTGATCTCTTTATCCCAAGAAACAAACTAACCGTTATCACTGGAATCAGTGGTAGTGGGAAGTCGACTATTGCATTTGATACTATCTATGCTGAGGGACAGCGTCGCTATGTCGAGGGTCTTTCGACTTATGCTAGACAATTCTTAGAACAACTCAAGAAACCGGATTTAGATTCTATCACTGGCTTATCTCCGACCATTTCGATTGAACAAAAAACTACCGTCGCTTCTCCAAGATCTACCGTGGGTACGATCACCGAAATTTATGATTATTTCAGGCTTCTTTTCAGTAGAATTGGAAAACCAGTATGTCCAGATCATGGGGTTGAGCTTAAAAAATTAGATCTAGAAAGATTGATCGATGAGACTCTAGCTCTTAAAGAAGGAACAAAGATTCACATTCTTGCTCCGGTTTTTAGAAACAAAAAAGGTGAGTTTCAAAAAGAAATCGAGAGCTGGCTAAAAAAAGGCTTTGTCAGAGCAAAAATTGATGGCGAATATTATGAACTTGAAAACCCACCGAAACTTTTAAAAACGAAAACTCACAATATTGAGCTGGTTATTGATCGTTTAATCATAAAAAAAGACTTAAGACCACGGCTTGTGGAAAGTTTAAATATTGCGCTTAAGATGGCAAAAGGAACTGTTGCCATAGAAAATATCTCAGACAACAAATACCATATTTACTCCAAGGATTCTTCGTGTCCTATTTGTCAGTATTCTCCTCCAGAGATCGAACCAAGATTATTTAGCTTTAATGACCCTCGTGGCTATTGCCAGACGTGCCATGGCCTCGGAACCGTAGAGGACGAAGAAGCCGAAGAGTACGACGAGGACTCTGAGGACTCTGAGGACGCAGAAGCCCTCTTTGAAGAGGGCGATACTTGCCCTGACTGCAAAGGCTCTCGATTAAGAAAAGAAGCTATGTATGTTTTGGTGAATGAAAAAAATATTCATCAAACAAGTATTTTATCTTTTGATAACCTTTTAAGTTGGATTAATGAACTTTCGCTTTCTGAGCGAGAGAAAAAGATTCTTCATAAATTGATTTTTAAAATTAATTACAAAGTAAATTTCTTGTTGCGACTTGGTCTTTCCCATTTGAGCTTATCAAGATCAACTAGATCTCTCTCCGGCGGGGAGGCACAAAGGATCCGTCTTGCAAATCAGCTAGGTTCTCCGCTCGTCGGCGTCCTCTATGTTTTGGACGAACCAAGTATCGGTTTGCATGCTAGGGATCATCATGAGCTCCTGACTGCGCTCAACGAATTAAAGGACAAGGGTAACACCATCATTGTTGTTGAGCACGATGAAGAAACCATTATGGCCGCAGATTATGTTGTAGACATTGGCCCGCGTGCTGGAAAGTTCGGGGGAGATATAATGGCTCATGGAACTCCCCAAGAAATTGAACGAGCGAGTGGAAGCCTTACTGGAAGATATCTTTCTAGAAAATCTGTTGCTTATACATTACGAGTAGAAAAAAAATTCTCTGAATTCTTGAGTATTGAGCATGCAACCGGAAATAATTTAAAAGATGTTTCCGTAAAAATTCCTATGAATGCCATGACAACAATCACCGGGGTTTCGGGTAGTGGAAAGTCCACTCTTATTATAGATACTTTGTTTAAGTATCTATCGAATAAATTTTATGTGAGAGATTATAGGCCGGCGCCGTTTGATAAAATATCTGGTTTCGAAAAGCTCTCTGGTGTCATCGAAATCAATCAAAAACCGATCGGTAGGACGCCAAGATCAAACCCCTCTACTTATACAGGACTATTCTCTCTCGTTAGAGATTTATTTGCACAGTTACCAGAATCTCGTTTGCGCGGATACAAGCCGGGTCGATTTAGTTTTAACGTGAAAGGTGGAAGATGTGAGGCTTGTCAGGGTGGCGGACAAGTCAAAGTCGAAATGCATTTCATGGCAGACGTTTACGTTCAGTGCGATGTTTGTAGTGGGGCGAGGTACAATCCAGAAACTCTCAATGTAAAATTTAAAGAAAAATCCATCGCCGATGTTTTGGCTATGAGCATTGGGGAAGCTTTGGAGTTTTTTGATAAGCAGCCTTATATTAAACAAAAATTAGAAATCTTAAACGTCGTAGGGCTTGATTACTTAACATTGGGCCAAAGTTCTATCACTCTTTCTGGTGGCGAGGCACAAAGAATAAAACTTTCAAAAGAACTTTCCAAAAAAAGAGCTGGGCAAATTTTATATATTCTTGATGAACCTTCTACTGGGTTACATTTTGAAGATACAAAAAAATTAATTGAACTTCTGCATAGACTTGTTGAGCAAGGACACACAGTACTTGTAATCGAACACAACATGGA from Bdellovibrionota bacterium includes:
- the uvrA gene encoding excinuclease ABC subunit UvrA, yielding MDEGKDGILIKGAREHNLKNIDLFIPRNKLTVITGISGSGKSTIAFDTIYAEGQRRYVEGLSTYARQFLEQLKKPDLDSITGLSPTISIEQKTTVASPRSTVGTITEIYDYFRLLFSRIGKPVCPDHGVELKKLDLERLIDETLALKEGTKIHILAPVFRNKKGEFQKEIESWLKKGFVRAKIDGEYYELENPPKLLKTKTHNIELVIDRLIIKKDLRPRLVESLNIALKMAKGTVAIENISDNKYHIYSKDSSCPICQYSPPEIEPRLFSFNDPRGYCQTCHGLGTVEDEEAEEYDEDSEDSEDAEALFEEGDTCPDCKGSRLRKEAMYVLVNEKNIHQTSILSFDNLLSWINELSLSEREKKILHKLIFKINYKVNFLLRLGLSHLSLSRSTRSLSGGEAQRIRLANQLGSPLVGVLYVLDEPSIGLHARDHHELLTALNELKDKGNTIIVVEHDEETIMAADYVVDIGPRAGKFGGDIMAHGTPQEIERASGSLTGRYLSRKSVAYTLRVEKKFSEFLSIEHATGNNLKDVSVKIPMNAMTTITGVSGSGKSTLIIDTLFKYLSNKFYVRDYRPAPFDKISGFEKLSGVIEINQKPIGRTPRSNPSTYTGLFSLVRDLFAQLPESRLRGYKPGRFSFNVKGGRCEACQGGGQVKVEMHFMADVYVQCDVCSGARYNPETLNVKFKEKSIADVLAMSIGEALEFFDKQPYIKQKLEILNVVGLDYLTLGQSSITLSGGEAQRIKLSKELSKKRAGQILYILDEPSTGLHFEDTKKLIELLHRLVEQGHTVLVIEHNMDVIASSDHLIDLGPDSGEKGGEVVSEGHPNFVMKNKKSYTGIFLKKHLRS